A single genomic interval of Primulina huaijiensis isolate GDHJ02 chromosome 7, ASM1229523v2, whole genome shotgun sequence harbors:
- the LOC140980420 gene encoding uncharacterized protein isoform X2 — MASGTPGDFNYDNLKSMSTVLWNENSKVYTRRVRKKLPKTSVDIDTENIGTGTSTAASASTENPSTTAASTEVFAPIIAAAASTEEHIHSAVASSLKPINGIAATTATFPRYLGNNILQECVEASVAEDIDSSRGRLQVQSPILQQTPSQTLADRDVDSFQSQQLSGQVKHDELRPSVSKNDFSSQNVLRQGSCCQSLGQQNRSRLSPLLNDTETQSPKETPLFHIDAEAQSPKETRSSHSENEKLQISENGQQNLRESSPLSGENDLPNDSQIKLQNDESSMSVLPPAPSSNRPANTNKLVQPLVITRINDRVLFRLSKATQKDDIKELRSKLEHELDQIRKLFNQLEVKEHELASSNAHVSNGVFNNIDSGVDGSEIGGCYHPQPGNVPNGAAERRPLVRINSEMSVMGIQETTPMKLARLSSDVGTAGTLDPKLYSRQLSIAVMENTHDAGEIIDKEKRTPKANQYYRNSEFLLGKDRLPPESNKKLKTNHGRKHGGRSEQAPDFGFGFDKNRNQVFKSCSSILQRLMKHKHGWVFNEPVDAKALGLHDYHVVINHPMDLGTIKTRLSQNWYKSPREFAEDVRLVFHNAMTYNPKGQDVHVMAEELSGIFEEKWAVMETKYNPYLKYHVYQDAGLPTPTSRKFPQPYLEPIAPASVHAFAPTAPMTIDTKIQRSHVGRMPVPKKPKAKDLNKRDMTYEEKQRLSTNLQSLASDKLDAIIQIIKKNNTALSQHDDEIEVDIDSVDQETLWELDRFVSNYKKGLSKKKRKAELALQVRTVSNQSVSLMTTTPTVPEVQVESGTDSDSGHSSADGPDAG; from the exons ATGGCGTCTGGCACCCCTGGGGATTTCAATTATGATAATTTGAAATCGATGAGTACGGTTTTATGGAATGAAAATAGCAAAGTTTATACACGAAGAGTCCGCAAGAAACTCCCAAAAACTAGCGTCGACATCGATACAGAAAACATAGGAACTGGAACGTCCACAGCTGCCTCTGCCAGCACCGAGAATCCCTCAACCACTGCTGCATCCACGGAGGTTTTCGCTCCCATTATTGCCGCAGCTGCCTCCACCGAGGAGCATATCCACTCTGCGGTTGCCTCGTCTCTGAAGCCCATTAATGGCATTGCAGCCACAACAGCCACATTCCCCAGGTATTTGGGTAACAATATTCTGCAAGAATGTGTGGAAGCATCAGTGGCGGAGGATATTGATTCCTCTCGGGGAAGGCTGCAAGTGCAGTCCCCTATTCTTCAACAGACTCCTTCACAAACACTGGCAGACAGAGATGTTGATTCCTTCCAGTCTCAGCAGCTGTCAGGACAAGTAAAGCATGATGAGCTGAGACCATCAGTGTCTAAGAATGATTTTTCGAGTCAGAATGTATTGCGGCAAGGCAGTTGCTGTCAAAGTTTGGGGCAGCAGAATCGGAGCAGGTTGTCTCCATTGCTGAATGATACTGAAACCCAGAGTCCAAAGGAAACTCCCTTGTTTCATATTGATGCTGAAGCCCAGAGTCCAAAGGAAACCCGTTCGTCTCATAGTGAGAATGAGAAACTGCAGATAAGCGAGAATGGGCAACAGAATTTGAGGGAATCATCTCCATTATCTGGTGAGAACGATCTGCCTAACGACAGTCAGATTAAGCTGCAGAATGATGAAAGTTCAATGTCAGTGCTACCGCCAGCTCCCTCTAGCAATCGGCCTGCAAACACGAATAAACTGGTGCAGCCGCTGGTGATAACTAGGATAAATGATAGGGTTTTGTTTAGGTTATCAAAAGCAACACAGAAAGATGATATCAAGGAGCTTAGGAGCAAGTTAGAGCATGAGCTTGATCAGATTAGGAAGTTGTTCAATCAGCTTGAAGTCAAAGAGCATGAACTTGCTTCATCTAATGCCCATGTTAGCAATGGTGTTTTCAATAATATAGACTCTGGTGTTGACGGCAGTGAAATTGGTGGATGTTATCATCCTCAACCAGGAAATGTGCCTAATGGTGCAGCGGAGAGGAGGCCATTGGTGAGAATTAATTCGGAGATGAGTGTGATGGGGATCCAAGAAACTACGCCTATGAAATTAGCTAGACTGAGTTCTGATGTGGGTACTGCAGGAACTCTAGACCCAAAGCTGTACAGTAGGCAGCTCAGCATTGCTGTAATGGAGAACACTCATGATGCTGGTGAAATTATTGACAAGGAGAAGAGAACTCCAAAGGCAAATCAGTATTACAGAAATTCGGAGTTCCTGCTAGGGAAGGACAGACTGCCTCCTGAAAGTAACAAGAAATTGAAAACCAATCATGGGAGGAAGCATGGTGGTCGATCAGAACAAGCACCTGATTTCGGTTTTGGGTTTGATAAGAACAGGAATCAAGTGTTTAAAAGCTGTAGCAGTATACTTCAGAGGTTGATGAAGCATAAGCATGGTTGGGTTTTTAACGAGCCAGTGGATGCCAAGGCCCTTGGGCTGCATGATTATCATGTTGTCATTAATCATCCAATGGACTTGGGTACAATTAAAACTAGATTATCGCAAAACTGGTATAAGTCACCTAGAGAATTTGCAGAGGATGTGAGACTTGTGTTTCACAATGCCATGACTTATAACCCGAAGGGTCAGGATGTTCATGTTATGGCAGAAGAATTGTCAGGTATTTTTGAGGAGAAGTGGGCTGTTATGGAGACAAAGTATAATCCCTATTTGAAATATCATGTGTACCAGGACGCAGGGTTGCCTACTCCCACTTCGAGAAAGTTTCCTCAGCCTTATTTAGAACCAATTGCTCCAGCCTCTGTTCATGCCTTCGCACCTACTGCACCTATGACTATTGATACAAAAATTCAACGTTCGCATGTTGGCAGGATGCCCGTTCCTAAGAAACCTAAAGCTAAGGATCTGAATAAAAGGGACATGACTTACGAGGAGAAGCAAAGACTTAGCACTAACCTTCAGAGCTTGGCTTCTGATAAGCTTGATGCCATTATTCAAATCATTAAGAAGAATAATACTGCACTTTCTCAACATGATGATGAGATTGAAGTTGACATTGATAGTGTCGATCAAGAAACACTGTGGGAGCTCGATCGGTTTGTGAGTAATTACAAAAAGGGCTTGagcaagaaaaaaagaaaagctgAACTTGCTCTTCAAGTTAGAACAGTATCTAATCAGTCTGTTTCACTGATG ACCACCACCCCAACTGTACCGGAGGTCCAGGTTGAAAGTGGAACAG ATTCTGACAGTGGCCATTCCTCTGCGGATGGACCGGATGCAGGATAA
- the LOC140980420 gene encoding uncharacterized protein isoform X1, producing MASGTPGDFNYDNLKSMSTVLWNENSKVYTRRVRKKLPKTSVDIDTENIGTGTSTAASASTENPSTTAASTEVFAPIIAAAASTEEHIHSAVASSLKPINGIAATTATFPRYLGNNILQECVEASVAEDIDSSRGRLQVQSPILQQTPSQTLADRDVDSFQSQQLSGQVKHDELRPSVSKNDFSSQNVLRQGSCCQSLGQQNRSRLSPLLNDTETQSPKETPLFHIDAEAQSPKETRSSHSENEKLQISENGQQNLRESSPLSGENDLPNDSQIKLQNDESSMSVLPPAPSSNRPANTNKLVQPLVITRINDRVLFRLSKATQKDDIKELRSKLEHELDQIRKLFNQLEVKEHELASSNAHVSNGVFNNIDSGVDGSEIGGCYHPQPGNVPNGAAERRPLVRINSEMSVMGIQETTPMKLARLSSDVGTAGTLDPKLYSRQLSIAVMENTHDAGEIIDKEKRTPKANQYYRNSEFLLGKDRLPPESNKKLKTNHGRKHGGRSEQAPDFGFGFDKNRNQVFKSCSSILQRLMKHKHGWVFNEPVDAKALGLHDYHVVINHPMDLGTIKTRLSQNWYKSPREFAEDVRLVFHNAMTYNPKGQDVHVMAEELSGIFEEKWAVMETKYNPYLKYHVYQDAGLPTPTSRKFPQPYLEPIAPASVHAFAPTAPMTIDTKIQRSHVGRMPVPKKPKAKDLNKRDMTYEEKQRLSTNLQSLASDKLDAIIQIIKKNNTALSQHDDEIEVDIDSVDQETLWELDRFVSNYKKGLSKKKRKAELALQVRTVSNQSVSLMTTTPTVPEVQVESGTVIDKQDTHAVEGEKHGNDVSRSSSSASSGSDSGASSSDSDSGHSSADGPDAG from the exons ATGGCGTCTGGCACCCCTGGGGATTTCAATTATGATAATTTGAAATCGATGAGTACGGTTTTATGGAATGAAAATAGCAAAGTTTATACACGAAGAGTCCGCAAGAAACTCCCAAAAACTAGCGTCGACATCGATACAGAAAACATAGGAACTGGAACGTCCACAGCTGCCTCTGCCAGCACCGAGAATCCCTCAACCACTGCTGCATCCACGGAGGTTTTCGCTCCCATTATTGCCGCAGCTGCCTCCACCGAGGAGCATATCCACTCTGCGGTTGCCTCGTCTCTGAAGCCCATTAATGGCATTGCAGCCACAACAGCCACATTCCCCAGGTATTTGGGTAACAATATTCTGCAAGAATGTGTGGAAGCATCAGTGGCGGAGGATATTGATTCCTCTCGGGGAAGGCTGCAAGTGCAGTCCCCTATTCTTCAACAGACTCCTTCACAAACACTGGCAGACAGAGATGTTGATTCCTTCCAGTCTCAGCAGCTGTCAGGACAAGTAAAGCATGATGAGCTGAGACCATCAGTGTCTAAGAATGATTTTTCGAGTCAGAATGTATTGCGGCAAGGCAGTTGCTGTCAAAGTTTGGGGCAGCAGAATCGGAGCAGGTTGTCTCCATTGCTGAATGATACTGAAACCCAGAGTCCAAAGGAAACTCCCTTGTTTCATATTGATGCTGAAGCCCAGAGTCCAAAGGAAACCCGTTCGTCTCATAGTGAGAATGAGAAACTGCAGATAAGCGAGAATGGGCAACAGAATTTGAGGGAATCATCTCCATTATCTGGTGAGAACGATCTGCCTAACGACAGTCAGATTAAGCTGCAGAATGATGAAAGTTCAATGTCAGTGCTACCGCCAGCTCCCTCTAGCAATCGGCCTGCAAACACGAATAAACTGGTGCAGCCGCTGGTGATAACTAGGATAAATGATAGGGTTTTGTTTAGGTTATCAAAAGCAACACAGAAAGATGATATCAAGGAGCTTAGGAGCAAGTTAGAGCATGAGCTTGATCAGATTAGGAAGTTGTTCAATCAGCTTGAAGTCAAAGAGCATGAACTTGCTTCATCTAATGCCCATGTTAGCAATGGTGTTTTCAATAATATAGACTCTGGTGTTGACGGCAGTGAAATTGGTGGATGTTATCATCCTCAACCAGGAAATGTGCCTAATGGTGCAGCGGAGAGGAGGCCATTGGTGAGAATTAATTCGGAGATGAGTGTGATGGGGATCCAAGAAACTACGCCTATGAAATTAGCTAGACTGAGTTCTGATGTGGGTACTGCAGGAACTCTAGACCCAAAGCTGTACAGTAGGCAGCTCAGCATTGCTGTAATGGAGAACACTCATGATGCTGGTGAAATTATTGACAAGGAGAAGAGAACTCCAAAGGCAAATCAGTATTACAGAAATTCGGAGTTCCTGCTAGGGAAGGACAGACTGCCTCCTGAAAGTAACAAGAAATTGAAAACCAATCATGGGAGGAAGCATGGTGGTCGATCAGAACAAGCACCTGATTTCGGTTTTGGGTTTGATAAGAACAGGAATCAAGTGTTTAAAAGCTGTAGCAGTATACTTCAGAGGTTGATGAAGCATAAGCATGGTTGGGTTTTTAACGAGCCAGTGGATGCCAAGGCCCTTGGGCTGCATGATTATCATGTTGTCATTAATCATCCAATGGACTTGGGTACAATTAAAACTAGATTATCGCAAAACTGGTATAAGTCACCTAGAGAATTTGCAGAGGATGTGAGACTTGTGTTTCACAATGCCATGACTTATAACCCGAAGGGTCAGGATGTTCATGTTATGGCAGAAGAATTGTCAGGTATTTTTGAGGAGAAGTGGGCTGTTATGGAGACAAAGTATAATCCCTATTTGAAATATCATGTGTACCAGGACGCAGGGTTGCCTACTCCCACTTCGAGAAAGTTTCCTCAGCCTTATTTAGAACCAATTGCTCCAGCCTCTGTTCATGCCTTCGCACCTACTGCACCTATGACTATTGATACAAAAATTCAACGTTCGCATGTTGGCAGGATGCCCGTTCCTAAGAAACCTAAAGCTAAGGATCTGAATAAAAGGGACATGACTTACGAGGAGAAGCAAAGACTTAGCACTAACCTTCAGAGCTTGGCTTCTGATAAGCTTGATGCCATTATTCAAATCATTAAGAAGAATAATACTGCACTTTCTCAACATGATGATGAGATTGAAGTTGACATTGATAGTGTCGATCAAGAAACACTGTGGGAGCTCGATCGGTTTGTGAGTAATTACAAAAAGGGCTTGagcaagaaaaaaagaaaagctgAACTTGCTCTTCAAGTTAGAACAGTATCTAATCAGTCTGTTTCACTGATG ACCACCACCCCAACTGTACCGGAGGTCCAGGTTGAAAGTGGAACAG TCATTGATAAGCAGGACACACATGCTGTTGAAGGTGAAAAGCATGGTAATGATGTAAGTAGGTCTAGTAGTTCAGCCAGTTCCGGCAGCGATTCTGGAGCGTCTTCCAGTG ATTCTGACAGTGGCCATTCCTCTGCGGATGGACCGGATGCAGGATAA
- the LOC140981867 gene encoding uncharacterized protein: protein MDLKGKSWVGSIYQKFEAICQDVDNFVSKDTVKFVENRAQNIGVSVQRLYSDMEQDEIPPLKCDTEPETRSGIGKQADIRDHNTPISSNMTKFYLDDKLLPVEQGSNDSLNKCGTSRRSDVGLVTSPTMTHDADSFHKTKISVSLKEDGNTIVWNDSGEGVEEKISKVMRPVTVNPSSKNQVLCVTSDEENHDECNTAVDMACSPSLSVHEDEILAFKQQGSIWNSFSDEAKYFSNVPSNGWLSEGELLLGPEFSLEEDKSLPQQLEASADKGHQHDSPLMDSTTLLACDAAQKPSRTCETLHDSFLTKDEQSMDLNAVQSSEIESSCCSHDDEKVESSVLSSSQDTPSISLNLLDSTSANYTLTAENICNTPVGSNGYNHHISVVPVCSPSSATVSNEIKAVDMLPPCSTIKSNDYNVSATHGSVSVFSSESQHPQCYKGAQSTLLMSPSESGISCLYINDLNMETIDLSTDEKHDVFNTNFYRATLYRQKNFRYFKKLLKDAFSSRKRLSKEYKHLAILHGDVDMESTNIFKPSSLPPSTASLNMATSQPSHKISDSDWEVL from the exons ATGGATTTAAAAGGCAAGTCGTGGGTTGGGAGCATATATCAAAAGTTTGAGGCCATTTGTCAGGATGTTGACAACTTTGTGAGCAAG GACACCGTGAAGTTTGTTGAGAATCGGGCGCAGAATATTGGTGTGAGTGTCCAAAGACTTTATTCGGACATGGAGCAAGATGAAATTCCACCTTTAAAGTGTGATACGGAACCAGAGACACGATCAGGGATCGGTAAACAAGCTGACATAAGGGATCATAATACACCAATCTCAAGCAATATGACAAAGTTCTATTTAGATGATAAGCTATTACCTGTGGAGCAGGGTTCCAATGATTCTCTAAATAAATGTGGTACATCACGACGGAGTGATGTTGGCCTTGTAACAAGTCCTACAATGACACACGATGCAGATTCTTTCCACAAAACCAAGATCAGTGTATCATTGAAAGAAGATGGTAATACCATAGTTTGGAATGACTCAGGCGAGGGTgttgaagaaaaaatttctaAGGTCATGAGACCAGTCACTGTCAATCCAAGTTCTAAAAATCAAGTTTTGTGCGTAACATCTGATGAAGAAAATCACGATGAGTGCAATACCGCAGTGGATATGGCTTGTTCACCATCACTTTCAGTCCATGAAGATGAGATTTTAGCCTTCAAACAACAAGGAAGCATATGGAATAGCTTCTCAGACGaggcaaaatatttttcgaatgtTCCAAGCAATGGTTGGTTATCTGAAGGTGAGTTACTGTTGGGTCCGGAGTTCAGTTTGGAAGAGGATAAAAGCCTACCTCAACAACTAGAGGCTTCAGCTGATAAAGGACATCAACATGATTCTCCACTTATGGATTCAACAACTTTATTAGCTTGTGATGCTGCTCAGAAACCATCACGGACTTGCGAGACTCTTCACGACAGCTTTTTGACAAAAGATGAGCAGAGTATGGACTTAAATGCTGTCCAGTCATCTGAAATTGAATCTTCTTGTTGTTCTCATGATGATGAAAAAGTGGAGAGTAGCGTtctttcttccagtcaagataCACCCTCAATATCATTAAATCTCTTGGATTCCACATCTGCAAATTATACTTTAACGGCAGAAAACATATGCAACACTCCAGTTGGGTCTAATGGTTACAATCATCATATTTCCGTTGTTCCAGTATGTTCTCCTTCTTCAGCAACTGTATCCAATGAAATCAAGGCTGTGGATATGCTTCCTCCTTGCTCAACCATAAAATCCAATG ATTATAATGTTTCTGCCACTCATGGGTCGGTATCTGTGTTTTCATCTGAAAGCCAACACCCACAATGCTACAAGGGTGCTCAATCAACTTTGTTAATGTCACCTTCCGAAAGTG GGATCTCATGTCTTTATATCAATGACCTCAACATGGAAACGATCGATCTTTCCACTGATGAGAAACATGATGTTTTCAATACTAACTTTTACAGGGCTACCCTTTATAgacaaaaaaatttcagataCTTCAAG AAATTATTGAAGGACGCATTTTCATCAAGAAAGAGGTTATCCAAGGAATACAAACACCTGGCTATACTACACGGAGACGTTGACATGGAATCAACGAATATTTTCAAGCCAAGTTCTTTACCTCCTTCCACAGCATCTCTAAACATGGCTACATCTCAACCATCCCATAAGATCAGCGATTCTGATTGGGAGGTACTCTAA